A section of the Malania oleifera isolate guangnan ecotype guangnan chromosome 2, ASM2987363v1, whole genome shotgun sequence genome encodes:
- the LOC131148331 gene encoding uncharacterized protein LOC131148331, with translation MFDSVDTSNPGSESNSIFPPKIQIPSFEKFRGTERPFAHLGMYLQKMVAHADNDDMVFYYFRDNFTGVALAWYNRVKVHTWENLTRAFVAQYSHDATLTTKSMEERTSKYSHQRKETIARDHPLTENGKAVHPCDDPFKRTCVVCFPKGTPRNGPDWAVTEGRIKRAINTGQARYIELEQSPPRKDGRKKGKEAQIIQGRHCQRS, from the coding sequence ATGTTCGATTCAGTAGACACTAGTAACCCTGGTTCAGAGTCTAATTCGATTTTTCCTCCGAAGATCCAAATCCCAAGCTTCGAGAAATTCAGGGGGACCGAGCGCCCATTTGCTCATTTAGGAATGTATCTCCAAAAGATGGTTGCGCATGCTGACAATGATGATATGGTCTTCTATTATTTCCGAGATAACTTCACTGGGGTGGCTCTAGCATGGTATAACAGAGTAAAAGTTCACACTTGGGAGAATTTGACCCGCGCTTTTGTTGCTCAATATAGTCATGATGCAACTTTAACTACAAAGAGCATGGAGGAGAGGACGAGCAAGTACTCTCATCAAAGGAAAGAAACGATAGCACGAGATCACCCTCTGACTGAAAATGGGAAGGCAGTTCATCCATGTGATGACCCTTTCAAAAGGACATGTGTTGTCTGTTTCCCCAAAGGCACCCCTCGGAATGGTCCCGATTGGGCAGTCACCGAAGGAAGAATTAAAAGGGCAATCAATACTGGGCAGGCAAGATACATCGAGTTGGAACAAAGCCCTCCAAGAAAGGATGGAagaaagaagggcaaagaagccCAGATAATCCAAGGAAGGCATTGTCAGAGGAGTTAG